A window from Kovacikia minuta CCNUW1 encodes these proteins:
- a CDS encoding SPOR domain-containing protein — translation MPTNWYFRWAEFLGPVALLVMTTTVSHAQQDFSQPVQQGSDQPMISVPPPVVPIPQTTSPAGSPAYPGETIFQAPNNYQRGNPGRYLVYVNGASPFLLQQVQTVEPKAFVQQYQGRQVIQVGTFGDEANARRQVDTLKGQGVMAEVATMPVANYPLPASVAGSPNYPPTGMAGTPNYPPAGMASGAMNSYPPSSMAGMPNPYPANGAADPNAYPPGGVANVPSSYPPLGSTTNSFNSPPPPPTGDPSTYSAAPGGSGISRSSPYLVIIPGGRDELPVLAQRAMGLGIRQDAIQQKDSPLGPHLEIGPFSAYKEANDVSNFLSSSGLDSRVYFSR, via the coding sequence ATGCCTACCAATTGGTACTTCCGTTGGGCTGAGTTTTTAGGTCCCGTTGCCTTGCTGGTCATGACAACTACAGTTAGCCATGCTCAGCAGGATTTTAGCCAACCCGTGCAACAGGGGTCAGACCAGCCAATGATATCAGTCCCACCACCTGTGGTTCCGATTCCTCAAACCACTTCTCCAGCGGGATCTCCCGCCTATCCCGGAGAAACCATTTTTCAGGCACCGAATAACTATCAAAGGGGAAATCCTGGTAGATATCTGGTTTATGTCAATGGGGCCAGCCCTTTTTTATTACAACAGGTGCAGACGGTGGAACCTAAGGCGTTTGTGCAGCAATATCAGGGGCGGCAGGTGATTCAGGTTGGCACGTTTGGTGATGAGGCTAATGCCAGACGACAGGTTGACACGCTGAAAGGACAGGGTGTGATGGCTGAGGTCGCAACGATGCCAGTTGCTAACTATCCTCTCCCTGCTAGTGTGGCTGGTTCACCCAATTATCCACCGACTGGGATGGCTGGGACGCCCAATTATCCGCCCGCTGGTATGGCTTCTGGTGCGATGAATTCTTACCCCCCTTCTAGCATGGCTGGAATGCCCAATCCCTATCCAGCAAATGGGGCTGCTGATCCCAATGCCTATCCTCCCGGCGGGGTAGCAAATGTTCCCAGTTCCTATCCACCCCTTGGTTCAACAACAAATTCTTTCAACTCTCCCCCTCCTCCTCCCACAGGTGATCCTTCAACCTATTCCGCCGCTCCGGGTGGGTCGGGGATTAGCAGAAGTAGCCCTTATCTGGTAATTATTCCAGGTGGTCGCGACGAACTTCCAGTTCTGGCACAACGGGCAATGGGGTTGGGTATTCGTCAGGATGCCATTCAACAAAAAGATTCGCCTTTGGGGCCCCATCTGGAGATTGGTCCCTTTTCCGCTTATAAGGAAGCGAATGATGTCAGCAACTTTTTGAGCAGTAGTGGGCTGGATTCGCGGGTGTATTTCAGTCGATAG